Proteins encoded in a region of the Coffea eugenioides isolate CCC68of chromosome 4, Ceug_1.0, whole genome shotgun sequence genome:
- the LOC113769076 gene encoding uncharacterized protein LOC113769076, whose translation MALLWKEDLRIKQVITTAFTIEAQIEDMESKCDWWFVGVYANSEDQVRKQQWKVLQARKRLWGDKWLIAGDFNDIVSNDEKWGGNWREEGSFKAFRDFINDNQLMDVGFQGHPWTWCNNWEGPGEVKQRLDRGLCSYPWLQTFEQVTCKHQDTIASDHSMLIFDTKPCPTRKKKRFYFDKMWLQREEINDIIKQAWDQDDEGTRMFRVISKVKRCRVTLLQWKNKIQGNARENIEALKCQLQELKPRDFEGKRDVRNGLKKSLKEAYRNEEMYWSQKARVQWLKTGDKNTSFFHATVEGRRKRNRMLEIQRENGTWTKGEKELGAEVADYYKHLFSTSETREMEEVLDGIPHTISDSMNENLTKPVGEEEIRSALFSMYPDKAPGIDGMPPLFFQKFWHIVKKDIVGAIQTFFHTGHLTKSVNHTIISLIPKVKIPTSLTHYRPISLCSTVYKIIAKILACRLKPILQSCISKNQSAFIPGRQILDNIMISHEFLHYLKNKRFGKDGFMAVKLDMSKAYDRVEWRFLEAIMQKMGFNDKWRSWIMECISSVSYSFMINGEVKEYVIPQRGIRQGDPLSPYLFLLYSEGFSNLLNKPATAQRIAGMRISRQGPRLTHLFFADDSLIFCKADSQNATELRRLLQVYEKGTGQLINLDKSSVIFSPNLERELKMEICQALGNIQVATQGKYLGLPMVITSSKQQLFGFIKDNIQQRMKKWKNKMLSAAGKEVMLKSVTMAMPTYTMSCFNLPKKICKEINAVMANYWWGEANGKNKLHWRSWSKMSLDRKDGGLGFKDLATFNAALLGKQVWRLLTQPNLLVSRVLKDKYHPRDSLLKCKVAGNASWIWKGLMGARHLIEKGSRRRIGNGKSTHIWKDSWLLDKHQGKVTTLKPQGCKLAKVEELIIHNRWNQNLIFRNFNSKDAESVLSIPISLVNREDSNYWCHTSNGNYSVRSAYNLQVDVQREHAQETRERVGTSWSSAREKGWKYLWKLNIKHKVKIFLWKCLNQALPVRQLIYDRTKQGDPTCRFCGEEGETIEHALLNCSHVKLVWKMSPVQWEGIQDQQGCFSKWWTTVMEARMRSEGSKHISLTANILWQIWKSRNANEFNAKQHPPMKIMQTAQEEWLEYEEVLTKTSSMSTGETRDQMESPQQQQHIEGLMRLRFATQKSKHTPQFGIGVTITRDNQSMIRGWTLQERSSGHQVLDELIAIKLLISKAAVQKLEKIEVQIQNKVTFTLLQQRKSQEMRMLTLMEDIYSLKSLFRMCSFCLINRNLNHITHRLSVQALDFVVDQEFWIPQCELTFDHEVEKTARTTRKKTRQLREEHSSAASQRPEPEVELTDSLNDTSSEEPYKHLQEFNVICNSMKPPRITEEQIKMKTFPFSLKDSAKDWLYYLPPGSITTWDQLKKKFLDKYFPASRIASLKKEICGIKQYRGVSLHKYWERFKRLFIKCPQHQISEKLFIQYFYEGLLFRDRSIIDVASEGALVNRLLEKRGSKLKEWLRIRSSLVRGRMS comes from the exons ATGGCATTGCTATGGAAAGAGGACTTACGGATAAAACAAGTGATCACAACAGCCTTTACTATTGAAGCTCAGATTGAGGATATGGAAAGCAAGTGTGATTGGTGGTTTGTAGGTGTCTATGCCAACAGTGAGGATCAAGTAAGGAAACAGCAATGGAAGGTGTTACAGGCGAGGAAAAGATTGTGGGGAGACAAATGGTTAATAGCAGGTGATTTCAATGACATTGTGTCAAATGACGAGAAATGGGGTGGCAACTGGAGGGAGGAGGGTAGCTTCAAGGCATTCAGGGATTTCATTAATGACAACCAGTTGATGGATGTGGGATTTCAGGGACATCCATGGACTTGGTGTAACAATTGGGAAGGTCCTGGGGAAGTAAAACAAAGACTGGATAGAGGCTTGTGTAGCTACCCTTGGCTACAAACTTTTGAGCAGGTCACCTGCAAACATCAGGATACAATTGCATCTGACCATAGCATGCTGATTTTTGACACCAAGCCATGTCCAACTAGGAAGAAAAAACGATTCTATTTTGATAAAATGTGGCTCCAAAGAGAAGAAATCAATGACATTATCAAACAGGCATGGGACCAGGATGATGAAGGCACACGGATGTTTAGAGTTATAAGCAAAGTGAAAAGGTGTAGGGTGACACTTTTGCAATGGAAAAACAAGATACAAGGTAATGCTAGAGAGAATATTGAAGCACTCAAGTGCCAATTGCAGGAGCTAAAACCTAGAGACTTTGAGGGCAAGAGGGACGTAAGGAATGGTctaaaaaagagtttgaaagaggCATACAGAAATGAAGAGATGTACTGGAGTCAAAAAGCTAGAGTGCAATGGTTAAAGACAGGCGATAAGAATACCAGTTTCTTCCATGCTACTGTGGAGGGGAGACGTAAAAGGAATCGCATGCTGGAAATTCAAAGAGAGAATGGCACCTGGACTAAGGGTGAGAAGGAGCTTGGTGCTGAAGTTGCGGATTACTATAAACACCTTTTCTCAACATCAGAAACAAGGGAAATGGAGGAGGTTCTGGATGGTATACCACACACGATCTCAGATAGTATGAATGAAAATCTAACTAAACCTGTGGGAGAGGAGGAAATCAGATCAGCATTATTTTCCATGTATCCGGATAAGGCACCAGGTATAGATGGAATGCCACccctttttttccaaaagttcTGGCATATAGTCAAAAAGGATATAGTTGGTGCTATTCAAACTTTTTTTCACACTGGTCATCTAACTAAGTCAGTAAATCATACCATTATCTCCCTCATTCCCAAAGTCAAGATTCCTACTTCCCTCACGCATTATAGACCCATAAGCTTGTGCTCTACTGTGTATAAAATTATAGCTAAGATTTTAGCTTGTAGATTGAAACCAATTCTTCAGTCCTGTATAAGCAAAAATCAATCAGCTTTTATCCCTGGAAGGCAAATTCTAGATAACATTATGATTTCCCATGAGTTTCTTCATTATCTCAAAAACAAAAGGTTTGGGAAAGATGGTTTTATGGCTGTGAAATTAGATATGTCTAAAGCTTATGACAGGGTGGAATGGAGATTCCTGGAAGCTATCATGCAGAAGATGGGTTTCAATGATAAATGGAGGAGCTGGATCATGGAATGCATTTCATCAGTTTCATATTCATTCATGATCAATGGAGAGGTGAAGGAGTATGTAATACCGCAGAGAGGAATTAGACAGGGAGACCCATTGTCACCCTATCTATTCTTACTTTACTCTGAAGGATTCTCCAATCTCCTCAACAAGCCAGCAACTGCACAAAGAATAGCAGGCATGCGAATTAGTAGGCAAGGGCCTAGATTAACCCACTTGTTTTTTGCAGATGATTCGCTAATATTTTGTAAAGCTGACTCCCAAAATGCAACTGAACTCAGAAGACTACtccaagtgtatgaaaagggtactgGACAGCTCATCAATCTTGACAAATCCTCAGTCATCTTCAGCCCGAATCTGGAGAGGGAATTAAAGATGGAAATCTGTCAAGCACTTGGGAATATTCAAGTGGCCACCCAAGGTAAATATTTGGGACTCCCAATGGTGATTACCAGCTCAAAACAGCAACTATTCGGCTTCATTAAAGACAACATCCAGCAAAGaatgaagaaatggaaaaataagaTGTTAAGTGCCGCAGGTAAAGAGGTGATGCTCAAATCAGTGACAATGGCTATGCCAACATATACGATGTCATGTTTCAACCTGCCAAAGAAGATATGCAAAGAGATCAATGCGGTGATGGCAAACTATTGGTGGGGAGAGGCAAATGGAAAGAACAAGTTGCATTGGAGATCATGGAGTAAAATGTCACTGGATAGGAAGGATGGGGGCTTGGGATTTAAAGATCTAGCGACATTCAATGCAGCTCTACTGGGTAAGCAAGTGTGGAGGTTGCTCACACAACCAAATCTACTTGTTAGCAGAGTGCTCAAGGACAAATACCATCCACGAGATTCACTACTCAAGTGCAAAGTAGCTGGGAATGCATCTTGGATTTGGAAAGGACTGATGGGAGCAAGGCACCTGATAGAGAAAGGGTCCAGACGAAGAATAGGTAATGGAAAGAGTACTCACATATGGAAGGATAGCTGGCTGCTAGATAAACATCAAGGCAAGGTCACCACACTGAAACCACAGGGATGCAAGCTGGCTAAGGTAGAGGAGCTGATAATACACAACAGATGGAACCAAAATCTGATATTCAGAAATTTCAACTCCAAGGATGCAGAAAGTGTACTAAGCATTCCCATAAGCCTGGTCAATAGAGAGGACAGCAACTACTGGTGTCACACCTCCAATGGGAATTACTCAGTGAGATCAGCTTACAACTTACAAGTTGATGTCCAGAGGGAACATGCACAAGAAACCAGGGAGAGAGTAGGTACAAGCTGGAGTTCGGCTAGAGAAAAAGGTTGGAAATATCTTTGGAAGCTGAACATTAAGCACAAGGTTAAGATTTTCTTGTGGAAATGTTTGAACCAGGCGCTACCTGTAAGGCAACTCATTTATGATAGAACCAAACAAGGTGACCCAACATGCCGGTTTTGTGGTGAGGAAGGTGAGACCATAGAGCATGCGTTGCTTAACTGCAGCCATGTCAAATTAGTATGGAAAATGTCACCTGTCCAGTGGGAAGGAATTCAAGACCAGCAGGGTTGTTTCAGTAAGTGGTGGACTACAGTGATGGAAGCCAGAATGAGAAGCGAAGGTAGCAAACATATCTCCCTAACAGCAAATATCCTTTGGCAAATTTGGAAAAGCAGAAATGCGAACGAATTCAACGCCAAGCAGCACCCTCCTATGAAAATAATGCAGACAGCTCAAGAGGAATGGTTGGAATATGAGGAAGTTTTGACAAAAACCTCAAGCATGAGCACAGGAGAAACAAGAGACCAGATGGAATCCCCTCAGCAACAGCAACATATCGAAGGCCTCATGAGACTAAGGTTTGCAACACAAAAGAGCAAACACACTCCTCAATTTGGGATAGGTGTCACTATAACAAGGGACAATCAAAGCATGATACGAGGGTGGACGTTGCAAGAACGAAGTTCTGGACACCAGGTCCTGGATGAGCTCATAGCAATCAAACTACTGATAAGTAAAGCTGCTGTCCAGAAGTTGGAGAAGATTGAAGTGCAAATCCAGAACAAGGTAACGTTTACTCTTCTCCAGCAAAGGAAATCTCAGGAAATGCGAATGCTCACCCTGATGGAGGATATCTATAGTCTTAAGTCCTTGTTTCGCATGTGctccttttgtttaattaatagGAATCTTAACCATATTACTCATAGGTTAAGCGTGCAAGCGCTAGACTTTGTTGTAGATCAGGAATTTTGGATTCCTCAGT gtgaattAACTTTCGACCACGAGGTAGAGAAGACTGCGCGTACAACAAGGAAAAAGACCAGACAACTCAGAGAAGAGCACTCCAGTGCTGCATCTCAGAGACCTGAGCCAGAAGTTGAACTAACAGATTCACTCAATGATACTTCAA GTGAGGAACCCTACAAGCATTTGCAAGAGTTCAATGTCATTTGCAACAGTATGAAGCCTCCGAGAATTacagaagagcagataaaaatgaaaacctTCCCCTTCTCTTTGAAAGATTCCGCGAAAGACTGGCTGTACTACCTACCAccaggtagtatcaccacgtgggaccagttgaagaaaaaattcttagACAAATACTTTCCGGCGTCTCGGATAGCCAgtttaaagaaagaaatatgTGGCATCAAGCAATACCGAGGCGTGTCCCTCCATAAGTATTGGGAAAGGTTCAAAAGGCTGTTTATCAAATGCCCTCAGCATCAGATAAGTGAGAAACTATTCATCCAATATTTCTATGAGGGGTTACTCTTCAGGGACAGAAGTATAATCGATGTTGCAAGTGAAGGGGCATTGGTGAACAGACTCCTCGAGAAGCGTGGGAGCAAATTGAAGGAATGGCTGAGAATTCGCAGCAGTTTGGTACGAGGGAGGATGTCCTGA